The following coding sequences lie in one Desmodus rotundus isolate HL8 chromosome 1, HLdesRot8A.1, whole genome shotgun sequence genomic window:
- the LOC112304612 gene encoding thymosin beta-4-like, protein MSDKPDMAETEELGKSKLRTEMQEKNPLPSKETTEQEKQAGEL, encoded by the coding sequence ATGTCTGACAAACCCGATATGGCTGAGACTGAGGAACTTGGTAAGTCAAAACTGAGGAcagaaatgcaagagaaaaacCCACTGCCTTCAAAAGAAACTACTGAACAGGAGAAGCAAGCTGGTGAATTGTAA